The following proteins come from a genomic window of Spongiibacter tropicus DSM 19543:
- a CDS encoding AAA family ATPase, producing the protein MRSTSEELRTAANEVGGIVLGKERQVQQAFCCLLAGGHLLIEDLPGVGKTTLSQAFARVTGLSYRRVQFTSDMLPSDILGVSIFDRNSNAFHFHAGPVFTQFLLADEINRASPKTQSALLEAMAEGRVTVEGETRELPQPFFVMATQNPWYQSGTFPLPESQLDRFLMRISLGYPDARSERSLLQGGDPREQLVNLQAKLDGPQILALRERVKQVEARDSVISYIQRLVAFSREDARFAFGLSTRAALALLQCAKAWALLEGRDYVLPDDVQAVLEPVAAHRLQAATDSSADGAELVQHMLSDVAVLA; encoded by the coding sequence ATGCGCTCAACGTCTGAGGAACTACGCACTGCAGCCAATGAGGTTGGCGGGATTGTGCTGGGCAAGGAGAGGCAGGTGCAACAGGCGTTTTGCTGCCTGTTGGCAGGTGGGCATCTGTTGATAGAGGATTTGCCCGGCGTGGGGAAAACCACGCTGTCCCAGGCCTTTGCAAGAGTTACTGGCCTGAGCTATCGCCGAGTACAATTCACCAGCGATATGTTGCCTTCAGATATTCTCGGCGTGTCGATTTTTGACCGCAACAGCAACGCCTTCCACTTTCATGCCGGGCCGGTGTTCACCCAGTTTTTGCTGGCGGACGAGATTAATCGTGCCAGCCCTAAAACCCAGAGCGCGCTGCTGGAAGCGATGGCAGAAGGGCGGGTGACGGTAGAAGGGGAGACCCGAGAGCTGCCTCAGCCGTTTTTTGTCATGGCAACCCAGAACCCCTGGTATCAATCGGGCACGTTTCCTTTACCGGAGTCGCAACTGGATCGTTTCCTAATGCGGATTTCTCTGGGGTACCCGGATGCTCGCTCAGAGCGGTCGCTCCTGCAGGGCGGCGATCCGCGAGAGCAGCTGGTGAACTTGCAGGCGAAGCTGGATGGGCCGCAAATTCTTGCGCTGCGCGAGCGGGTAAAACAGGTAGAAGCTCGCGATAGTGTGATCAGCTATATCCAACGTCTGGTGGCCTTCAGTCGTGAAGATGCGCGTTTTGCTTTTGGCCTGTCGACACGGGCGGCGCTGGCACTTCTGCAATGTGCCAAGGCCTGGGCGCTGTTGGAAGGTCGTGACTACGTGCTGCCCGACGATGTGCAGGCGGTATTAGAGCCGGTGGCTGCTCACCGCTTGCAAGCGGCCACAGACAGCAGTGCCGACGGGGCGGAGTTAGTGCAGCACATGTTGTCAGACGTGGCAGTGCTGGCCTGA
- a CDS encoding transglutaminase TgpA family protein — protein sequence MNSETPRAAVGALLLAQFAVIIPLIPTLPLWMAAVWAVVAAWYWKIVYAAWSFPGALAKFALVALSMFGIYLQYGQWLGLEPMVATLVLAVVLKLLEMKSRRDHYLILLLCYAVVACRFLFEQQIPAVLLAIFQLLLLLIAQQAMYRQQMAWRRSLRLASLLLLQAIPLMLFLFMAFPRIGPLWSMPLPGGKAQTGMSDELEFGDIADLSQSGELAFRVSFEGEPPAPEQLYWRGLVLEEFDGRRWSRMPLPRWERPSAPVLGPADLLNYTVTLEPGVHKWLYTLPVARINRSDIDYGGDYQWLARPALTGRLQYSVESRLEQRRDELSRQRLAANLRTPGVANARARALADRWRMEYTSAADRVAAALTFFRQGQFVYTLQPPVLGEDNVDAFLFESRQGFCEHYAGSFVFLMRAAGVPARLVVGYQGGEYNRDGRYLLVHQSDAHAWAEVWLDGEGWRRVDPTQTVAPDRVRLGAEQLLRGQQGYLGQSPLSLRHFEWARDLRLYMDELNYAWAKWVLNYDDQTQEGVLRRLLGEISVQRVLLALLIFGGLPLAVIAGITLWPRKRAESKELRYYRAAERALLRRTGLRAGPGDTPGKLLRKVWQQAPEWAPWFGEVCDSFEVCCYRPGGSADQALRRLKQLRRPYRANDRGSERNV from the coding sequence ATGAACTCTGAGACGCCCCGGGCCGCGGTTGGTGCCCTGCTGCTGGCGCAGTTTGCGGTGATTATTCCGCTGATTCCTACATTGCCCTTGTGGATGGCTGCTGTATGGGCAGTGGTGGCTGCCTGGTACTGGAAAATTGTCTATGCAGCGTGGTCTTTTCCCGGTGCGCTGGCGAAATTCGCCTTGGTGGCGCTCTCCATGTTCGGGATCTACCTGCAGTACGGCCAGTGGTTGGGCCTGGAACCCATGGTCGCGACGCTGGTGCTGGCGGTGGTATTGAAACTGCTCGAAATGAAGAGCCGCCGCGACCACTATCTGATTTTGTTGCTCTGTTATGCCGTGGTCGCCTGTCGTTTTCTGTTTGAACAGCAGATTCCCGCGGTGCTGTTGGCGATATTCCAGCTACTGTTGCTGCTGATTGCCCAGCAGGCAATGTATCGACAGCAGATGGCCTGGCGGCGCTCATTGCGACTGGCTTCGCTGCTGTTGCTACAGGCGATTCCCCTGATGCTGTTCTTATTCATGGCCTTCCCGCGCATTGGTCCGCTTTGGTCGATGCCGCTGCCTGGCGGCAAAGCGCAGACGGGGATGTCGGATGAGCTGGAATTCGGCGATATTGCCGACCTCAGCCAGTCAGGCGAGCTGGCTTTTCGGGTCAGTTTTGAGGGCGAACCACCCGCCCCCGAACAGCTTTACTGGCGCGGTCTGGTATTGGAGGAATTTGACGGTCGACGCTGGTCTCGAATGCCCCTGCCGCGATGGGAGCGGCCGTCCGCCCCGGTGTTGGGCCCCGCCGATCTGTTGAATTACACCGTCACTCTGGAACCCGGTGTGCACAAATGGCTGTATACGCTGCCGGTGGCACGGATCAATCGTTCGGATATTGACTACGGTGGCGACTACCAGTGGCTGGCGAGACCCGCTTTAACCGGGCGTCTTCAGTATTCTGTGGAGAGTCGGCTTGAACAGCGCCGCGATGAACTGAGTCGTCAGCGTCTTGCTGCAAATCTGCGCACCCCCGGTGTCGCAAATGCTCGGGCGAGAGCACTGGCCGATCGTTGGCGCATGGAATACACCAGTGCTGCAGACCGCGTGGCAGCGGCTTTGACGTTTTTTCGACAGGGCCAGTTTGTTTATACCCTGCAGCCGCCGGTACTGGGCGAAGACAATGTGGATGCGTTTTTGTTTGAAAGTCGGCAGGGGTTTTGTGAGCACTACGCGGGCAGTTTTGTGTTCCTGATGCGTGCGGCCGGCGTGCCAGCGCGACTGGTGGTGGGGTATCAGGGAGGGGAGTACAACCGGGACGGGCGCTATCTACTCGTTCATCAGAGTGATGCCCACGCCTGGGCGGAAGTGTGGCTGGACGGTGAGGGATGGCGGCGCGTTGATCCCACTCAGACGGTAGCGCCGGATCGCGTGCGTTTGGGAGCGGAACAACTGCTGCGCGGCCAGCAGGGTTATCTTGGCCAGTCGCCGTTATCTTTACGCCATTTTGAATGGGCACGGGACTTGCGTCTCTACATGGACGAGTTGAACTACGCCTGGGCAAAATGGGTGTTGAATTATGATGATCAGACACAGGAGGGGGTGTTGCGCCGCCTGCTCGGCGAGATCAGTGTTCAGCGCGTGTTGCTGGCCCTGCTGATATTCGGTGGACTGCCGTTGGCCGTGATCGCCGGTATTACCTTGTGGCCGCGCAAGCGCGCAGAGAGTAAGGAGTTGCGCTATTATCGCGCGGCTGAGCGAGCGCTGCTCCGGCGAACCGGTTTACGTGCCGGGCCGGGAGACACGCCGGGTAAGCTGCTCCGCAAGGTGTGGCAGCAGGCCCCGGAATGGGCGCCCTGGTTTGGCGAAGTCTGCGACAGCTTCGAGGTCTGTTGTTATCGACCGGGTGGGAGTGCAGATCAAGCACTGCGTAGGCTCAAACAACTGAGGCGGCCTTATCGGGCGAATGATAGAGGAAGTGAGCGGAATGTCTAA
- a CDS encoding SPOR domain-containing protein, which produces MMRQRLVGTLVLLCGGVILWSLLFTGPAEYKLDRSSQIPPQPRIETPQESEPRIPEGIASASAPIVEPQPVIAPASEEISSRFNGEGVKAAATPPEREPRAVSQPEVTAPKRVSKPEPQTAAAAPEKAKTAAPPVEPSAEARGLPVAWVIQCGSFGQQANAEKLAKRLRDGGYKAYTETLKRSSGTLYRVLVGPALNRERAESLQAEINRRFELKSILSRFEG; this is translated from the coding sequence ATGATGAGACAGCGTTTGGTTGGGACTCTGGTTCTGCTCTGTGGCGGCGTTATTTTGTGGTCGCTGCTGTTTACCGGTCCGGCTGAGTACAAGCTGGACCGGAGCAGCCAGATTCCTCCACAACCCCGTATTGAAACGCCGCAGGAAAGTGAGCCGCGTATTCCAGAGGGTATCGCTTCGGCATCGGCGCCGATTGTCGAGCCGCAGCCGGTCATCGCGCCTGCGTCGGAGGAGATATCGTCTCGTTTTAATGGCGAAGGGGTTAAGGCGGCAGCCACTCCACCCGAGCGTGAGCCTCGCGCGGTATCGCAGCCCGAGGTCACGGCGCCGAAGCGGGTCTCCAAGCCTGAGCCCCAGACCGCCGCTGCGGCACCTGAAAAAGCGAAAACCGCGGCACCGCCGGTGGAACCCAGTGCGGAAGCGCGCGGTTTGCCGGTTGCCTGGGTCATTCAATGTGGCAGCTTTGGTCAGCAGGCGAATGCCGAGAAGCTGGCAAAACGTCTGCGCGACGGTGGCTATAAAGCTTACACGGAAACACTGAAACGCAGCAGCGGCACCCTTTATCGGGTGTTGGTGGGTCCTGCGTTGAACCGCGAGCGGGCGGAGTCACTGCAGGCGGAAATCAACCGGCGATTTGAATTGAAGTCGATCCTCAGCCGTTTTGAAGGATAA
- a CDS encoding O-succinylhomoserine sulfhydrylase produces MTTDSDYQAQRDAVLREAELDTLAVRGGQQRTAEGEHSEPIFTTSSYVFASAEEAAARFSGEQPGNVYSRYTNPTVRTFEERIAAMEGGEAAVATSSGMAAILSTCMALLKSGDHVVCSHSVFGTTTVLLNKYMGKMGVSCSFVSPLDLNAWREAIRPETQLLFLESPSNPLSEIADISALATLAHEHNCLLVVDNCFCTPALQKPLALGADIVVHSATKYLDGQGRCVGGAVVGRREHTDEVLAFIRSCGPSMSPFNAWVFLKGLETLRLRMMAHSANALALAQWLDEQPGIEKVYYAGLPSHPGHALAAKQQAAFGGVLSFEVAGGDRESAWRFINATRLVSITANLGDAKTTIVHPGTTTHGRLSADERSRSGIRDNLIRLAVGLEDVRDLKADLQRGLDALNV; encoded by the coding sequence GTGACTACGGATTCTGATTATCAGGCACAGCGCGACGCGGTTTTGCGCGAAGCCGAGCTGGATACCCTGGCTGTCCGCGGCGGTCAACAGCGCACGGCCGAAGGGGAGCATAGCGAACCCATCTTCACCACGTCGAGTTATGTCTTTGCCTCGGCAGAAGAAGCCGCTGCACGTTTTTCCGGAGAGCAGCCGGGAAATGTCTACTCTCGCTATACCAATCCGACGGTCCGCACCTTCGAGGAGCGTATTGCCGCGATGGAAGGCGGCGAGGCCGCCGTTGCCACCTCTTCTGGAATGGCAGCCATCCTCAGTACCTGTATGGCACTGCTGAAAAGTGGCGACCATGTGGTCTGTTCTCACAGCGTGTTTGGCACTACCACGGTGCTGCTGAACAAATATATGGGGAAAATGGGGGTCAGTTGCAGCTTCGTCTCGCCGCTGGACTTGAACGCGTGGCGCGAGGCGATTCGTCCTGAAACGCAACTGCTATTTCTGGAGTCGCCTTCCAATCCGCTTTCTGAGATTGCCGATATTTCTGCGCTCGCCACGCTGGCTCATGAGCATAACTGCCTGCTGGTGGTCGATAACTGTTTCTGCACCCCTGCATTACAAAAGCCGCTGGCCCTCGGTGCCGACATCGTCGTGCATTCCGCAACCAAATACCTCGATGGTCAGGGGCGATGCGTGGGTGGCGCGGTGGTTGGGCGGCGTGAACACACCGACGAGGTGCTGGCGTTTATCCGTAGCTGCGGGCCGAGTATGAGCCCGTTCAATGCCTGGGTGTTTCTCAAAGGCCTGGAGACGCTGCGACTGCGAATGATGGCTCACAGCGCGAATGCCCTGGCGCTGGCACAGTGGCTGGATGAGCAGCCCGGCATTGAGAAAGTGTATTACGCGGGACTGCCATCGCATCCCGGACATGCGCTGGCGGCCAAGCAGCAGGCCGCTTTTGGCGGTGTCCTGTCTTTCGAGGTGGCAGGTGGCGATCGCGAGTCAGCCTGGCGTTTTATCAATGCAACGCGGTTGGTATCGATCACTGCCAATCTCGGTGATGCCAAAACCACGATTGTGCACCCCGGCACCACGACACATGGGCGCTTGAGTGCCGATGAGCGCAGCCGCAGTGGTATTCGCGATAACCTGATTCGCTTGGCTGTGGGGCTTGAGGATGTGCGTGATCTGAAGGCCGATTTGCAGCGGGGACTCGATGCGCTCAACGTCTGA
- a CDS encoding DUF58 domain-containing protein produces the protein MRAAFRRRMNAWIARRNPPVSALTLQQNRIFIFPSSVGLGFGALLLGLLLLAINYQNNLIFMLVFALFSVSIITILHTYINLSGLRIQAGNSEPVFAGETAHFHLHLDSGSRPRYQLQLSFAEQRTVICEMPRAGQHYELRMPYPATSRGRLQPGRLQLRSDFPLGILRCWAMPMMDWHCLVYPRPKMLRPLQSSADSGEGVSAARRDSDEFSGFERYRRGESPRRIFWKAYARGQGLFSKQYEAGSSDRLILDWDSLEGLGEEDRLSNLCAWVLECEQRGLAYGLRVPGMFMPPDLGPAHLNAALRVLALWGGRA, from the coding sequence TTGCGAGCGGCGTTCCGTCGGCGCATGAATGCCTGGATTGCCCGGCGCAATCCCCCGGTCAGTGCACTGACTCTGCAACAGAATCGCATTTTTATTTTCCCTTCTTCGGTGGGGCTGGGATTCGGCGCACTGTTGCTAGGATTGCTGCTGCTGGCGATTAATTACCAGAATAACCTCATTTTCATGCTGGTCTTTGCGCTCTTCAGCGTATCAATCATCACGATTCTTCATACCTATATCAATCTTTCCGGACTGCGGATCCAGGCGGGTAATAGTGAGCCAGTGTTTGCCGGCGAAACCGCCCATTTTCATTTGCATCTCGATAGTGGCTCGCGGCCGCGCTATCAACTCCAGCTCAGTTTTGCCGAGCAGAGAACGGTAATCTGCGAAATGCCCAGAGCCGGGCAGCACTACGAGCTGCGTATGCCGTACCCGGCGACCAGTAGAGGCCGTCTTCAGCCGGGGCGTCTGCAATTGCGCTCCGACTTTCCGCTGGGCATTCTCCGGTGCTGGGCGATGCCCATGATGGACTGGCACTGTCTGGTGTACCCCCGGCCGAAAATGTTGAGGCCGTTACAGTCCTCCGCAGATTCGGGCGAAGGGGTGAGTGCTGCGCGACGTGACAGCGATGAATTCAGTGGTTTTGAACGCTATCGACGCGGAGAGTCGCCGCGGCGCATCTTCTGGAAGGCCTATGCCCGGGGCCAGGGACTGTTCAGCAAGCAATACGAGGCGGGGAGTAGTGACCGCTTGATTCTCGACTGGGACAGCCTTGAGGGCCTCGGTGAGGAGGATCGTCTCAGTAACCTCTGTGCGTGGGTGCTGGAGTGCGAACAGCGGGGGCTGGCTTACGGCTTGCGCGTGCCGGGAATGTTTATGCCGCCGGACCTCGGGCCAGCGCACCTCAACGCGGCGCTGCGCGTGCTGGCGCTCTGGGGAGGTCGGGCATGA
- the purF gene encoding amidophosphoribosyltransferase, translating into MCGIAGIVAKRNVNQDLYDALTVLQHRGQDAAGIVTCQDGRLNQRKGNGLVRDVFHTRHMQRLLGNMGIAHVRYPTAGSSSPALAQPFYVNSPYGISLAHNGNLTNSELLSQELFQSDLRHLNTESDSEVLLNIFAHELQRLGKLVPSADDLFSAVEGVHKRCRGGYAVVAMVASYGIVGFRDPNGIRPLVYGMRESDAGKEYMLASESVALDALGFKLVGDVAPGEAVFISVDGDIHVRQCAEATQCRPCIFEHVYFARPDSIMDGVSVYKSRLRQGERLAEKVLRERPDHDIDVIVPIPDSSRIAAQSMAAVLGVKFREGLVKNRYIGRTFIMPGQSARKKSVKQKLNAIGLEFKGKNVMLVDDSIVRGTTCEQIIEMARDAGARKVYFASAAPPVRYPNVYGIDMPSAEELIAHGRSVDEVQAEIGADWLLYQDLPDLVECSAEGNPNIHAFDCSVFDGDYVTGDVDQSYLDKLAADRNDAKQSARNAAAGDGALVGLHNDAS; encoded by the coding sequence ATGTGTGGTATCGCCGGCATCGTCGCCAAACGCAATGTCAATCAGGATCTCTATGACGCCCTGACTGTGCTTCAACATCGCGGCCAGGACGCCGCTGGCATTGTGACTTGCCAGGATGGCCGTCTCAATCAGCGCAAGGGCAACGGCCTAGTTCGGGATGTCTTTCATACCCGCCACATGCAACGCCTGCTGGGTAATATGGGTATTGCCCATGTGCGTTACCCCACGGCGGGCAGCTCCAGTCCGGCGCTGGCTCAACCGTTCTACGTGAACTCTCCCTATGGCATCAGTCTGGCGCACAACGGTAACCTGACCAACTCCGAGCTGTTGTCGCAGGAATTGTTTCAGTCAGACCTGCGGCACCTGAACACCGAGTCTGACTCGGAGGTGTTGTTGAACATCTTCGCCCACGAGCTTCAGCGTCTTGGCAAGCTCGTGCCCAGCGCTGACGATCTGTTTTCGGCGGTGGAAGGCGTGCACAAGCGCTGTCGCGGTGGCTATGCCGTGGTAGCGATGGTCGCCAGCTATGGCATTGTTGGTTTTCGTGACCCCAACGGCATTCGGCCGCTGGTTTACGGTATGCGGGAGAGCGATGCCGGCAAGGAGTATATGCTCGCGTCAGAGAGCGTTGCGCTGGATGCGCTGGGTTTCAAATTAGTGGGTGATGTTGCGCCGGGCGAGGCCGTATTTATCAGTGTGGATGGCGACATTCATGTGCGCCAGTGCGCCGAAGCAACGCAGTGTCGCCCCTGTATTTTCGAACATGTGTATTTTGCCCGTCCCGATTCCATTATGGACGGTGTATCGGTATACAAATCGCGCCTGCGTCAGGGCGAGAGGCTGGCAGAGAAAGTCCTTCGCGAGCGTCCCGACCACGACATCGACGTGATTGTGCCCATTCCTGATTCCAGCCGTATTGCCGCGCAATCCATGGCGGCTGTGTTGGGCGTGAAATTCCGCGAGGGCCTGGTTAAAAACCGCTATATTGGCCGGACGTTCATTATGCCGGGGCAGAGCGCCCGCAAAAAATCGGTCAAGCAGAAGCTCAATGCGATCGGCCTGGAGTTCAAGGGCAAAAACGTCATGCTGGTGGACGACTCCATTGTTCGCGGTACGACTTGTGAGCAGATTATTGAAATGGCGCGGGATGCGGGGGCGCGCAAAGTGTATTTTGCGTCCGCGGCACCGCCGGTGCGCTACCCGAATGTCTACGGTATAGATATGCCATCGGCGGAAGAGCTGATTGCCCACGGCCGGAGTGTTGACGAGGTGCAGGCTGAGATCGGCGCTGACTGGCTGTTGTATCAGGACCTGCCTGACTTGGTGGAGTGCTCTGCTGAAGGGAATCCGAATATTCACGCGTTTGATTGCTCGGTGTTCGATGGTGACTACGTGACAGGAGATGTCGATCAGTCCTATCTCGATAAACTGGCGGCTGACCGCAATGACGCCAAACAATCCGCGCGCAATGCCGCCGCGGGTGACGGCGCCCTGGTCGGGCTGCATAACGACGCATCTTGA
- a CDS encoding TetR/AcrR family transcriptional regulator → MQNKARGRSKSEEKRSQIVDAAGDLFMEQGYESVSMEGIAKLAGVSKQTLYSHFGSKEQLFSAAIQCKCEEYPLADTLDNESRSCRESLEHYCGHLIELLLSPEAIQVYKVCVAEADRSDVGQLFWEAGPARVREQLCDFFARNTAAGNLNIDDIDMACSQLISMLHGQVQTRILLSMTDCSELDKRELHRYSQRCVDMFMAFYGS, encoded by the coding sequence ATGCAAAACAAAGCGCGCGGACGCAGCAAGAGCGAGGAAAAACGCAGCCAGATTGTGGATGCGGCTGGCGACCTGTTCATGGAGCAGGGTTACGAAAGCGTCAGTATGGAAGGTATCGCCAAACTGGCCGGGGTCTCAAAACAAACCTTATACAGCCACTTTGGCAGCAAGGAACAACTTTTCAGCGCCGCGATTCAATGCAAGTGTGAAGAGTACCCACTGGCCGATACCCTGGACAATGAGTCACGCAGTTGCCGAGAATCTCTTGAGCATTACTGCGGTCACCTTATTGAGCTATTGCTCAGCCCGGAAGCGATTCAGGTTTATAAGGTTTGCGTTGCCGAAGCCGACCGTTCGGATGTCGGCCAACTGTTTTGGGAAGCTGGCCCCGCACGAGTCAGAGAACAGCTCTGTGACTTCTTTGCCCGCAATACCGCAGCGGGCAACTTGAACATCGACGATATCGACATGGCGTGCAGCCAGTTAATCTCCATGCTGCACGGCCAGGTGCAAACCCGTATTCTGCTGTCGATGACCGACTGCAGCGAACTCGACAAGCGCGAGCTGCACCGCTACAGCCAGCGTTGTGTCGATATGTTTATGGCGTTTTACGGCAGCTGA
- a CDS encoding mechanosensitive ion channel domain-containing protein encodes MSKLIVVVVALVALVYLNRVLNRLIDEFAERRDISQRRVFTLRKLLNFSMVAVAILTISFVLGLQYHQIYIFLSSVLAVIGVALFAQWSILSHLTAGIIIFFAFPYRVGDRVKVVDADEDITGEIMEIASFHVLIRRDDGADITYPNSALLQKPVIKLRRNTPAAPAMLDGEKGEDQLP; translated from the coding sequence ATGTCTAAACTGATAGTTGTGGTTGTTGCCTTGGTCGCCCTGGTTTATCTGAACCGGGTGCTCAATCGCCTGATCGACGAGTTTGCCGAGAGACGGGATATTTCTCAGCGCCGGGTATTCACACTACGCAAACTGTTGAACTTCAGTATGGTCGCGGTGGCTATTCTGACAATCAGCTTTGTACTGGGTCTGCAGTACCACCAGATATATATTTTCCTCAGCTCGGTGCTGGCAGTTATCGGTGTGGCGTTATTTGCCCAGTGGTCGATTCTCAGTCACCTCACCGCTGGTATCATTATCTTCTTTGCTTTTCCTTATCGGGTGGGCGACCGTGTGAAAGTGGTGGATGCTGATGAAGATATTACCGGTGAAATCATGGAAATTGCCTCATTCCATGTCCTGATCCGCCGCGACGATGGCGCAGATATTACCTACCCGAACAGTGCACTGTTGCAGAAGCCCGTCATTAAACTTCGCAGGAATACGCCTGCAGCCCCGGCGATGCTGGACGGGGAGAAGGGCGAGGATCAGCTGCCGTAA
- a CDS encoding CvpA family protein, which yields MLTSFNWADWAILGIVVVSSLISLLRGFVREALSLVSWAAAFFVALAFHTPMVGLLESMVEKPYLRDILAYVLLFTGTLVLGSLATHVIAELVKRTGLSGTDRLLGMIFGATRGMIVVLALLVLMPSLLTDIDKDPWWQQSQLIPEFLLMRDWSQQTFNDLIGWLSSLVDNHR from the coding sequence GTGCTGACGAGCTTTAACTGGGCAGACTGGGCCATTCTTGGCATTGTTGTCGTATCCTCGCTTATCAGCTTGTTGCGCGGTTTTGTGCGTGAAGCTCTGTCACTGGTCTCCTGGGCTGCGGCCTTTTTTGTTGCGCTGGCGTTCCATACACCGATGGTCGGCTTGCTCGAATCCATGGTCGAGAAGCCCTATCTTCGCGATATTCTGGCCTATGTTTTGCTGTTTACCGGCACATTAGTGCTGGGCAGTCTTGCCACCCATGTCATTGCTGAGCTGGTTAAGCGTACCGGACTCAGCGGCACAGACCGGCTGCTGGGCATGATATTTGGTGCGACGCGGGGAATGATCGTCGTGCTGGCTCTGCTGGTGCTGATGCCGTCGCTGCTGACCGATATCGACAAAGATCCCTGGTGGCAGCAATCGCAACTGATTCCCGAATTTTTGCTGATGCGCGACTGGTCGCAACAGACATTCAATGATCTCATCGGCTGGCTGTCTTCACTTGTGGACAATCACCGCTAA
- a CDS encoding efflux RND transporter periplasmic adaptor subunit: MFRTFVFSRLWQRSLVCSLLLSAAFSAFADGAPVKVGEIKRQQSYDVQRLFAGRVLGSQRADIGFEVAGRVVRLHVVDGQRVERGQLLAELDTKALEIERGELRAARREVQARIEQLRLDQERFNALAEKGYVSQGQLDELDSRLRATREQLTQVAEQLRGVELRLQKSTLTAPFAGEIASLNIEEGVVVAVGRTVLQLVETGNNEAVFGVSDQLGRDLLPGEGMEIARGDQRWSVTIISVSRNLDWRTQTRTVRVQLPKEAPFVDGETVHLLLHEVRQKPGFWLPMTAMVGDVRGTWAVYQIAEGEDGVHLRKRSVQPLYQFRGNVYVQGELQDGDRVVTDGTHRLVPGEAVTIAKQDTPNAE; the protein is encoded by the coding sequence ATGTTTAGAACTTTCGTTTTTTCCCGTCTTTGGCAGCGCAGCTTGGTGTGTAGCCTGTTATTAAGCGCCGCGTTCAGTGCGTTCGCTGACGGCGCGCCGGTCAAGGTGGGGGAGATTAAACGTCAGCAGTCCTATGATGTTCAGCGACTGTTTGCGGGGCGAGTATTAGGTAGTCAGCGAGCGGATATCGGCTTTGAGGTGGCCGGGCGTGTTGTTCGATTGCACGTCGTCGATGGGCAGCGTGTTGAGCGCGGGCAATTACTTGCAGAGTTGGATACCAAGGCACTGGAGATTGAGCGGGGTGAGCTGCGCGCAGCCCGCCGTGAGGTTCAGGCACGCATTGAGCAGTTGCGACTGGATCAGGAGCGTTTCAATGCACTGGCGGAAAAAGGTTATGTATCTCAGGGGCAGCTTGATGAGCTGGACAGCCGCCTTAGGGCAACTCGGGAACAGTTAACACAAGTCGCAGAGCAACTTCGTGGTGTTGAGTTGCGCCTTCAGAAATCCACCTTAACCGCGCCCTTTGCCGGTGAAATTGCCTCACTCAATATAGAGGAAGGGGTGGTTGTCGCGGTTGGCCGAACGGTTTTGCAACTGGTTGAAACGGGGAATAACGAGGCGGTATTCGGTGTTTCCGACCAACTGGGCCGCGATCTGCTGCCTGGAGAGGGGATGGAGATTGCCCGCGGTGATCAGCGCTGGTCCGTCACTATTATTTCGGTGTCGCGAAATCTGGACTGGCGGACGCAGACTCGAACAGTGCGAGTGCAGCTTCCCAAAGAGGCGCCCTTCGTAGATGGAGAAACCGTGCATTTGCTGTTGCATGAAGTTCGGCAGAAGCCTGGGTTCTGGTTGCCTATGACGGCGATGGTGGGCGATGTGCGGGGAACGTGGGCGGTCTACCAGATTGCAGAGGGTGAGGACGGGGTGCATCTGCGCAAGCGTTCAGTGCAGCCGCTCTATCAATTCCGTGGCAACGTTTATGTGCAGGGTGAGTTGCAAGACGGAGACCGGGTGGTGACCGACGGTACCCACCGTCTGGTGCCGGGTGAAGCGGTAACAATTGCCAAGCAGGACACGCCTAATGCTGAATAA